Genomic DNA from Filimonas effusa:
GCAGCAGCCTGCTTTTGTATGATATAAGGCTCATAACCACCCTTTACAGAAGGATGAAGCCCTATATATTTTTCGTAATAAGTTGCAGCCGAATTAAAGTCGCCTTTGGCATAATAATCATCTGCTGCCTTCTTATAGTTGGCTACATATTGCGCCTGGGTCACTGACACCACACCACAACAAATGGCGGCCAGCATAAAATATCGTATAGGTTGACTGATTCTCATTTAAGATAATTTACTGTTTGGAATACTACAATCTGGGACATACGAAAGGAACGGCATCGGTCTTGGCTTTCTTACGGCCTGTAAACGTAAGCGAGATCTCGAAGCTGTTGGCATTGCCTGCCACCTTTGCGAGGTCCGATGTATTGACATCGTAGCTTACTCCCAGCACAAAATTATTGTGGTAAAAACCTATATAAGGAGAGATCGCATCGTCGAAGCGGTAGTTGGCGCCAAACAGGAAATCAGTAGCATCCGAAGCCTTTAACTGGGCATAAGCGCCGGCCATCTTTTCTTCGGCCGATCCCTGCTTCATATATAACAGGTTAGGCGTAATGCTAACTACATCGGACAAGTTGATTTTGGCACCGCCGTGAATGGTATAACGCACCGGCATCTTTTGTCCCTGGCCGCCGGAAATAAACGGATCATCGGGCTGGGTTAAGTGATAAGCCGAAAAACCTGCAAATACATTCACTTTCTTTCCCGGAGTTGCGTCAAAGTACATGGCGCCGGCACCCGCGTCAAAAGCCATGGCGGAGTTCTTCGACAGGATCTCGTTCATTGGTATGTTCAGGTTTAAACCATTCGCCAGCTCATCCCATTGCGCTCCTGTCTGGAATTTTGAAGGGTTGAACTTCCTGTTGATGACTCCACCCGTTAAACCTACTGTAATACGATGGTTGCCATCTCTGCCAAAACGTAAGCCGGTATAGGCTACGCTCAGGTAACCGTTCAGGTAGTTGTACGCCCCGCCGGCCGCCGTCTGGTTCATCAGGTTCACACCCAGGTTAATGTTCTTTGAGGTAACCATATCCGCCGATACACCGGGAGTAGAGAATCCGTTATTGATACTGCCCCACTGGTTGCGGTAGATGCCGGTAACGCGGTAATCACCGTCGATGGCACCTGTTAATGCAGGGTTAAGCCACAATGGATAAACATAGTACTGCGAAAAATGTGGATCGGTTTGCGCTTTCACCGCTGTGCTGCCCAAACAGGCAGCCAGCAGTAATATAAACAGGTTCTTATTCTTTTTCATAAACAATTTGTTTTGGTAATTAACGGATCAGGCTT
This window encodes:
- a CDS encoding PorP/SprF family type IX secretion system membrane protein produces the protein MKKNKNLFILLLAACLGSTAVKAQTDPHFSQYYVYPLWLNPALTGAIDGDYRVTGIYRNQWGSINNGFSTPGVSADMVTSKNINLGVNLMNQTAAGGAYNYLNGYLSVAYTGLRFGRDGNHRITVGLTGGVINRKFNPSKFQTGAQWDELANGLNLNIPMNEILSKNSAMAFDAGAGAMYFDATPGKKVNVFAGFSAYHLTQPDDPFISGGQGQKMPVRYTIHGGAKINLSDVVSITPNLLYMKQGSAEEKMAGAYAQLKASDATDFLFGANYRFDDAISPYIGFYHNNFVLGVSYDVNTSDLAKVAGNANSFEISLTFTGRKKAKTDAVPFVCPRL